TTATTCATGATAAACAGGGAAATTGCCTGTGCCAGAACAAAGACCAGCATGGCCATTTCTGTCAGCGGCTTTTTGGGGAGCGTTCCAAATCCATGGCTGTACATCAGAATATCATGGAATACCGCCAGAAAGAAAACGGCGATTCCATAGGCAGCCGCCGTCTGCTCCCGGTCGGGGCGGCGCATGGTGTAAAGCACGCCTGTAATGCCCGGAACAATACACAAAATCAGCAGAATCTGATAATACGTTAGCACGGAGGTATAGAGCAGGGAATCTCCAAACAGCACGCACAGTCCGTATATTCCGGCACCGGACAGCATCACATACTTAACAAGATGAAGAAATTTCCCCTTTGCATATTCTCCAAGATAAAGGGAGAGAAACACCGCCAGCAGGACGATAGTGAGATATTCCAGCCGGAAGGACAACGCCCCGGACAGGGGGAAGTCAGTCCATGCCTGACTGGTCAGGATTTCCCGAAGGGCAATGTCAAAGCAGGCAAGGGCAAAATACAGGGTTGCTTTCGTGTGGGCAAAGAGCAGATAAATGCCAAGCAGCAGAAGTCCCGCACTGAGCAGTGCGCCGAACATCGCCAGCCCTATATTCTTACGCCCGGCAATGCCATTGAACTCTGTCCCCACCGGGCTTACCGTCAGCTCGGCCAGACTTGCCCCCTTCCCGGCATAATAGAACTGCGCGCTGTGGAGGATGATATCCATTTTTCCATCCTTGGGGGCGGCACTGACGGTGATGTTGTTTTCCCAAACCTCCGTATCCCGCTTGGTTGTGCCCAGCCTTCCGGTCTGCCCGGCAAGCTTATGAATCAGGGTTCGGATATGCGTCACCTCCTTTTGGTTTGTTTGGTTCGTACCATGCTATCCCTTCTTCGCATCCTGTGATGCGGGTTCTCTTCCGTTGCCCTTCCGCCTATCCTCCGGCCGTGCGGCATCTCTCGGAACCAGCCACACGCCTGCGATTTTCTGTGCGTCTTTAATACGGCCGTTGACACAATGGTAAACCACCATTCTTGGGGTAAGCCCCCACTTGTCCGCCGCCTCCTTTACACTAATCCATTCCATGGTTTTCCTCCAAATCCGTACTCTTTATGATTTATTATATTTCATTTTGAAGAAATATTCAAGCAAAAGAAATAAGG
The nucleotide sequence above comes from Variimorphobacter saccharofermentans. Encoded proteins:
- a CDS encoding helix-turn-helix domain-containing protein; this translates as MEWISVKEAADKWGLTPRMVVYHCVNGRIKDAQKIAGVWLVPRDAARPEDRRKGNGREPASQDAKKG